A portion of the Lolium rigidum isolate FL_2022 chromosome 1, APGP_CSIRO_Lrig_0.1, whole genome shotgun sequence genome contains these proteins:
- the LOC124666786 gene encoding DNA-repair protein XRCC1-like encodes MPESSSDPANGNGKRSLPSWMGSGGGEGSPGKKKHAEETRERAQTGPDFSKLLDGVVFALSGFVNPERGRLRSQALDMGAVYRPDWSSDCTLLICAFANTPKFRQVQSENGTIVAKEWISESHSQKKLVDIEPYLMHAGKPWRKFKEQAESSRDQKKPHKDHEKQLERAHAKTSPSAAIKAGQADATNKYFSPSKIKQWAMDDFVKTISWLESQEEKPEPNEMKAIAAEGVITCLQDAIESLEQGNDISGVADQWCFVPHVVDELVRLDGRRNEGSLSKQQLTQLAVKCKKIYQAELAHMESDDKKGKVRQSNPPDTDSRGKTGTDDAEYDSDDTIEMTEEEIDLACRQFSGISS; translated from the exons ATGCCGGAATCGAGTTCAGATCCTGCAAATGGTAATGGGAAGAGGAGCCTCCCTTCGTGGATGGGCTCCGGGGGCGGGGAGGGAAGTCCAGGCAAGAAGAAACACGCGGAGGAGACCCGCGAGAGGGCTCAAACAGGGCCGGATTTCTCTAAACTCTTG GATGGGGTGGTGTTTGCGCTGTCAGGGTTCGTGAACCCTGAGAGGGGCAGACTGCGCTCCCAGGCGCTGGATATGGGAGCGGTGTACCGGCCCGATTGGTCATCGGATTGCACGCTTCTTATTTGTGCATTTGCCAACACCCCCAAGTTCCGGCAAGTGCAGTCGGAGAATGGAACCATCGTCGCGAAG GAATGGATCTCGGAATCGCACAGTCAAAAAAAACTTGTTGACATCGAGCCGTACCTTATGCATGCTGGAAAACCATGGCGAAAATTTAAAGAGCAAGCTGAATCCAGTCGAG ATCAGAAGAAGCCACATAAAGACCATGAAAAGCAACTTGAACGGGCTCATGCTAAGACATCGCCCTCTGCTGCCATTAAG GCAGGACAAGCAGACGCTACAAACAAATATTTTTCACCCTCTAAAATTAAACAATGGGCAATGGATGATTTTGTAAAAACAATATCATGGTTGGAGAGCCAAGAAGAGAAG CCAGAGCCAAACGAAATGAAGGCAATAGCTGCTGAAGGGGTTATCACTTGTCTGCAGGATGCCATCGAATCCCTTGAGCAAGGCAAT GATATCAGTGGAGTGGCGGATCAGTGGTGCTTTGTCCCCCATGTTGTCGATGAGCTAGTGCGACTGGATGGAAGAAGAAACGAGGGATCACTGTCTAAACAACAACTCACCCAACTAGCAGTGAAATGCAAGAAAATCTACCAGGCCGAGTTAGCCCACATGGAGAGTGATGACAAGAAGGGAAAGGTACGTCAGAGCAATCCTCCTGACACTGATAGTCGTGGGAAGACTGGAACAGATGATGCTGAGTACGACAGTGATGATACAATAGAGATGACAGAGGAAGAGATCGATCTCGCTTGCAGACAGTTCTCGGGGATTAGTAGCTAG
- the LOC124666795 gene encoding UDP-glycosyltransferase 86A1-like, with protein MDSLPPMAHEANGNGNGNGRRKKPHAVVIPYPMQGHVIPAAHLSLRLAARGFAVTFVNTESVHQRTALALGVDPLRYDVFAGARCADVRYELVGDGFPLGFDRSLNHDQFMEGVLHVLPAHVEELLRRIVVDPASTCLVADTFFVWPATLARKLGVPYVSFWTEPALIFALYYHMDLLTKHGHFKCKEPRTDTITYIPGVPAIEPHELMSYLQDTDTTSVVHRIIFKAFEEAHDADYVLCNTVEELEPSTIAALRAKKPFYAVGPIFPAGFAHSVVATSMWAESDCSGWLDAQPAGSVLYISFGSYAHITKQELHEIAGGVLASGARFLWVMRPDIVSSEDPDPLPEGFAAAASGRGLVVPWCCQVEVLSHAAVGGFLTHCGWNSVLESVWAAVPMLCFPLLTDQLTNRRLVVREWRVGVPIGDRGAVFAQEVTERIDEVMSGEEGEELRQAVKKVRATLEAAAAPGGSSQRGFNDFVDELTRRCGG; from the exons ATGGATTCATTGCCGCCCATGGCGCACGAGGCCAACGGCAACGGCAACGGCAACGGCCGCCGGAAGAAGCCGCACGCCGTGGTGATCCCGTACCCGATGCAGGGCCACGTCATCCCGGCGGCGCACCTCTCGCTGCGCCTGGCGGCGCGGGGCTTCGCCGTCACCTTCGTCAACACCGAGTCCGTGCACCAGCGCACCGCCCTCGCCCTCGGCGTCGACCCGCTCCGCTACGACGTCTTCGCCGGCGCGCGCTGCGCCGACGTGCGCTACGAGCTCGTCGGCGACGGCTTCCCGCTCGGCTTCGACCGCTCGCTCAACCACGACCAGTTCATGGAGGGCGTGCTGCACGTGCTCCCGGCGCACGTcgaggagctgctccgccgcATCGTCGTCGACCCGGCGTCCACCTGCCTCGTCGCCGACACCTTCTTCGTCTGGCCGGCCACGCTCGCCAGGAAGCTCGGCGTGCCGTACGTCTCATTCTGGACGGAGCCGGCGCTCATCTTCGCCCTCTACTACCACATGGACCTGCTCACCAAGCACGGCCACTTCAAATGCAAAG AGCCTCGTACGGACACGATCACGTACATCCCCGGCGTGCCGGCGATCGAGCCGCACGAGCTGATGTCGTACCTCCAGGACACGGACACCACCAGCGTGGTGCACCGCATCATCTTCAAGGCCTTCGAGGAGGCGCACGACGCCGACTACGTCCTCTGCAACACCGTGGAGGAGCTGGAGCCGTCCACCATCGCGGCGCTCCGTGCCAAGAAGCCCTTCTACGCCGTCGGCCCCATCTTCCCCGCCGGGTTCGCCCACAGCGTGGTGGCCACGTCCATGTGGGCGGAGTCCGACTGCTCCGGCTGGCTGGACGCGCAGCCGGCGGGGTCCGTGCTCTACATCTCCTTCGGCAGCTACGCGCACATCACCAAGCAGGAGCTGCACGAGATCGCGGGCGGCGTGCTGGCGAGCGGCGCGCGGTTCCTGTGGGTGATGCGGCCGGACATCGTGAGCTCCGAGGACCCGGACCCGCTGCCGGAGGggttcgcggcggcggcctccgggcGCGGGCTGGTGGTGCCGTGGTGCTGCCAGGTGGAGGTGCTCTCCCACGCGGCGGTGGGCGGCTTCCTCACCCACTGCGGCTGGAACTCCGTGCTGGAGAGCGTGTGGGCGGCCGTGCCCATGCTGTGCTTCCCGCTGCTCACCGACCAGCTGACGAACCGCCGGCTCGTCGTGCGGGAGTGGCGCGTCGGCGTGCCCATAGGGGACCGGGGCGCCGTCTTCGCGCAGGAGGTGACGGAGAGGATCGACGAGGTGATGTccggggaggagggggaggagctcCGGCAGGCGGTGAAGAAGGTCAGGGCCACGCTCGAGGCCGCCGCGGCGCCCGGCGGGTCGTCGCAACGGGGCTTCAACGACTTCGTCGACGAGCTCACGCGCCGGTGCGGCGGTTGA